In the Prochlorococcus marinus CUG1438 genome, TTATTTTTATTGCGAAAGAGTTTTTATACTGATTTTCTGGAATATTAATTGCATTAATTATATGAATTTGATTTAGTTCAAAATTCAAAAATTTATTAGAATCTAATATTCATTTTTAAAAATAAAAAAACCGAATTCAAATAGAATCCGGTTTTTCGTTAGAGCTTTACCTAGATAAAACCTGGAATGATTTGACCTGTAGTTAGATATGCTCCCACAAGTGCTACGAAACCTAACATTGCAAATCTGCCATTAAGCTTTTCGGCAACAATTTTTTCTTTT is a window encoding:
- a CDS encoding high light inducible protein; this encodes MKKTESKAVEKEKIVAEKLNGRFAMLGFVALVGAYLTTGQIIPGFI